The Sphingobium sp. BYY-5 genome includes a window with the following:
- a CDS encoding FecR domain-containing protein, translated as MKASPSQQKAEAEAAAWLARLHGKHGAADLEAFQSWRADPEHAAAFDQLTEVWDMAGGLRHVDLEVATAAEKQINRRTVLLGALGGCVALGGFAAWQSAQATVYRTAIGEQRRIRLPDGSRLILDTDSEVRAHVSESQRHMELRRGQAYFAIVRSNLPFVVEAGGHDISANVSALNIRCDATQVSITLFDGKATVLSPQVAPTQLEAGERLIANGERAHLDRPDLGDAAAWQSGRVIFHGDTLAAAVAEMNRYGSTEMLLEPAVAGLQISGSYRTGDSQAFARSIATLLPVRVTARADKLLLGTKG; from the coding sequence ATGAAGGCTTCTCCATCGCAGCAAAAAGCCGAGGCGGAGGCAGCCGCGTGGCTGGCCCGATTGCATGGCAAACACGGAGCAGCCGATCTTGAAGCTTTCCAGTCATGGCGGGCCGATCCCGAACATGCAGCCGCCTTCGACCAGCTGACTGAGGTCTGGGACATGGCCGGCGGCTTGCGTCATGTGGATCTGGAGGTGGCCACCGCGGCCGAGAAGCAGATCAACCGCCGCACCGTTCTGCTTGGCGCGCTGGGCGGGTGCGTAGCGCTGGGCGGTTTTGCCGCGTGGCAATCGGCGCAGGCGACCGTCTATCGCACCGCGATTGGCGAGCAGCGCCGGATTCGACTACCGGATGGAAGCCGTCTGATCCTCGACACCGACAGCGAGGTACGAGCGCATGTCAGTGAGAGTCAGCGCCACATGGAGCTTCGCCGGGGGCAGGCCTATTTCGCCATCGTGCGGTCGAACCTGCCCTTCGTGGTGGAAGCGGGAGGACATGATATTTCGGCGAACGTGAGCGCCCTGAATATCCGGTGCGATGCGACCCAGGTTTCAATCACTCTGTTCGATGGCAAGGCGACCGTGCTGTCGCCGCAGGTCGCTCCCACGCAGCTGGAAGCGGGCGAGCGCCTCATTGCAAACGGGGAGAGGGCGCACCTCGATCGGCCAGACCTTGGCGATGCCGCCGCCTGGCAATCGGGCCGCGTGATCTTTCATGGTGACACGCTGGCCGCCGCAGTGGCGGAAATGAACCGCTATGGTTCCACGGAAATGCTGTTGGAGCCGGCCGTTGCGGGGCTTCAGATCAGCGGTTCCTATCGCACCGGCGACAGCCAGGCTTTTGCGCGATCAATCGCGACCCTCCTGCCTGTACGCGTGACCGCGCGGGCCGATAAACTGCTGCTGGGAACCAAAGGCTAA
- a CDS encoding TonB-dependent receptor, whose product MQRTVLYSGICLAACAASSMANARTAAAAIHLPAQSLATSLEAISSQMDINILFTPDVVAGRHAPAVDGSMTVQEAVRRLLVGTGLTAIPDADGGFVIRKEEGRSSDVWQGAGGDIIVTAQKVQQRAMDVPITISVMTKERMEQVGVSDLDELSNYIPGLNIQEQSANNPGIVIRGITSDSGSSQQAARVTLYYNGVDISRSRSAYQGIYDMERIEVVKGPQATLFGTASTIGAISMISAKPKPGLSGEMGAGYGNYGAYKLGGFLNAGSDILAARVAFSWEKRDGYVHNLDPAQGDLYAKNQLGVRASLHFTPSTDFTADLVLTYDRQRNSGTPFTNLRLPPASIPGNPYGNVWLGGSPLASQRLEGDKLGLTRNIYDVNFTANWKFADDWNFTTVNGFRQFDSNELFDADGSRAWYLEFGENARGWQFSHEGRFAYRTDTIRASFGWNYFYEKSNQYVPFSSEEGTFIQCSTGRIAGLGCINSNNVVTASQATSILTGGLATSIPYFSWFNNRGINQSWSVFGETTWLPTPALELTAGVRLLIEKRRSGFGAYAPNSVLTGRPLIPSQVNTNGNYFWAEDSYQATLPRFNALYRIDPNINLYATISKGRRSPTVNVDAASATTARINPIAAENVWNYEGGIKGRAGIISGSLGVYYQKYDNFQVSVQDGTVTRTVSAGTASNLGVEAEVQVTPTSWFNLFGNVGYIDGGVDKKAANGRFAGMKFRLQPEWQAAAGFTLNVPVTEGVKAFLTPSVTYRSKIYFEIPNTELISQDKVTLVNVRGGVSLADGRYEVAAYARNLFNKRYLLDAGNTGGAFGYPTFIPAEPRFYGVQLTGRF is encoded by the coding sequence ATGCAGCGCACAGTGCTTTACAGCGGTATCTGCCTTGCGGCCTGTGCCGCCAGCAGCATGGCAAATGCTCGTACCGCCGCCGCCGCCATTCACCTTCCGGCTCAGTCGCTTGCCACCTCGCTGGAAGCGATTTCCAGCCAGATGGATATCAATATCCTCTTCACTCCCGATGTCGTGGCCGGTCGTCATGCTCCGGCGGTCGACGGCAGCATGACGGTGCAGGAGGCCGTGCGGCGCCTGCTCGTTGGCACCGGGCTGACCGCGATCCCGGATGCGGACGGTGGCTTCGTCATCCGCAAGGAGGAGGGGCGATCTTCCGACGTTTGGCAAGGGGCTGGCGGAGACATTATCGTGACCGCCCAGAAAGTCCAGCAGCGCGCCATGGATGTGCCAATCACGATCAGCGTCATGACGAAGGAGCGTATGGAACAGGTCGGCGTGTCCGACCTCGATGAGCTGTCCAACTATATTCCCGGACTTAACATTCAGGAGCAGAGCGCCAATAATCCGGGCATCGTGATCCGAGGCATCACGTCCGACAGCGGCTCCTCTCAGCAGGCCGCGCGTGTGACGCTTTATTATAATGGCGTCGACATCTCCCGCTCGCGCTCTGCCTATCAGGGCATTTACGACATGGAGCGGATCGAGGTGGTGAAGGGACCGCAGGCGACCCTGTTCGGCACCGCCTCCACTATCGGCGCGATCAGCATGATCTCCGCCAAGCCCAAGCCCGGTCTCTCCGGCGAAATGGGCGCTGGATATGGCAATTATGGCGCCTACAAACTGGGCGGATTCCTGAATGCCGGTTCGGATATATTGGCGGCGCGCGTCGCCTTTTCATGGGAAAAACGCGACGGTTACGTCCATAATCTCGACCCGGCGCAAGGGGATCTGTACGCGAAGAACCAATTGGGCGTTCGTGCCTCATTGCACTTCACGCCCAGCACGGACTTCACGGCCGATCTGGTCCTGACTTATGACCGTCAGCGCAACAGTGGCACGCCCTTCACCAACCTCCGCCTGCCGCCCGCGTCGATCCCCGGCAATCCCTACGGTAATGTGTGGCTGGGCGGTTCCCCCCTCGCCAGCCAGCGTCTGGAAGGCGACAAACTGGGCCTGACCCGCAATATCTATGACGTGAATTTCACCGCCAACTGGAAGTTCGCGGATGACTGGAACTTTACTACGGTCAACGGCTTCCGCCAGTTCGATTCCAACGAACTGTTTGATGCGGACGGATCGCGCGCCTGGTATCTGGAATTTGGCGAGAATGCCCGTGGCTGGCAGTTTAGCCATGAGGGTCGCTTCGCTTATCGCACCGACACGATCCGCGCGTCCTTCGGCTGGAATTATTTCTATGAGAAGAGCAACCAATATGTGCCCTTTTCCTCGGAAGAAGGCACGTTCATTCAGTGCTCGACGGGCCGTATCGCCGGTCTGGGCTGCATTAACAGCAATAATGTGGTGACGGCATCGCAGGCGACCAGCATCCTGACCGGCGGCCTCGCGACCAGCATCCCCTATTTCAGCTGGTTCAACAATCGCGGCATCAATCAGAGCTGGTCGGTCTTCGGCGAAACGACGTGGTTGCCAACCCCGGCCCTTGAACTGACGGCGGGTGTGCGTTTGCTAATCGAGAAGCGACGTTCCGGCTTTGGCGCCTATGCACCCAACAGCGTCTTGACCGGACGTCCGCTGATCCCCAGTCAAGTCAACACAAACGGTAATTATTTCTGGGCGGAAGATAGCTATCAGGCCACGCTTCCTCGCTTCAATGCGCTGTATCGCATCGATCCCAATATCAATCTCTATGCCACCATCTCCAAGGGTCGCCGTTCGCCCACGGTGAACGTCGATGCCGCCAGTGCGACGACCGCTCGCATCAATCCGATCGCGGCCGAGAATGTCTGGAACTATGAAGGCGGCATCAAGGGACGCGCGGGCATCATCTCCGGCTCGTTGGGCGTCTATTATCAGAAATATGATAATTTCCAGGTGAGCGTGCAGGACGGAACCGTCACCCGGACGGTCAGCGCCGGCACCGCCAGCAATCTGGGCGTCGAGGCCGAAGTACAGGTCACGCCGACCAGTTGGTTCAACCTGTTCGGCAATGTCGGCTATATCGACGGCGGCGTCGACAAAAAGGCCGCCAATGGCCGTTTTGCGGGCATGAAATTTCGTCTCCAGCCCGAATGGCAGGCAGCGGCAGGCTTTACCCTGAACGTGCCGGTGACGGAAGGCGTCAAGGCGTTCCTGACGCCCAGCGTGACCTATCGCAGCAAGATCTACTTCGAGATCCCGAATACCGAACTCATCAGCCAGGACAAGGTGACGCTGGTCAATGTGCGCGGCGGTGTCTCGCTGGCCGATGGACGTTACGAGGTCGCGGCCTACGCCCGCAACCTGTTCAACAAGCGCTATCTGCTCGACGCGGGCAATACGGGGGGCGCTTTCGGTTATCCGACCTTCATCCCTGCCGAGCCGCGCTTCTACGGCGTCCAGCTCACCGGCCGCTTCTAA
- a CDS encoding alkaline phosphatase D family protein has translation MTIIMDRRLLLKAGAFGLAALATPGVAQLLTARGFTHGVASGEPSANSVLLWTRYVGNGDVRLTCEVAADESFTRILGGGTVAAAAEHDHCAKLVVNGLTPDRWLFYRFVAPDGTKSAIGRTRTLPDGDTARFGIGLFSCSNMPFGWFNAYAHAAARDDLDLMVHVGDYLYEYGPGKYPKIEVPGRTVQPDHEMVTLADYRLRYASYRFDPDLLRLHQRFPMLAQWDDHEFANDSWQGGAENHQPETEGDWSVRKAVAERVYREWMPVSDKRYDSYQIGSLATLFRPETRITARSKQLGLGEALAGRSDIAKAFADFRDGPWSAADRTLMGAEQEAWLYRGFERSVKAGTRWQVLAQQIVMGSIRAPEAVAGWTSTGSPPEVRKAMMGIVAASKAGLPFNMDAWDGYPAARERLLRAAREADSNLIVLSGDSHNAWANNLSTGGHAAGVEYAGHAVTSPGFETYLPSVAPADFARALRETNPDLRYSDTSRRGYVSLQISPDQLRGEFHFVPTIAERTTVGVTSDGLTVRWGEKRFAAS, from the coding sequence ATGACCATCATTATGGACCGGCGCCTGCTGCTGAAAGCAGGTGCCTTCGGGCTGGCCGCGCTGGCGACGCCCGGCGTGGCGCAACTTCTGACGGCGCGGGGCTTTACCCATGGCGTCGCCAGCGGGGAGCCTTCCGCGAACTCGGTGCTGTTGTGGACGCGCTATGTCGGCAATGGCGATGTGCGCCTCACCTGCGAAGTTGCGGCGGATGAAAGCTTTACCCGGATCCTCGGCGGCGGAACCGTTGCCGCCGCCGCTGAACATGACCATTGTGCCAAGCTCGTCGTGAACGGGCTGACGCCGGACCGCTGGCTCTTCTACCGCTTCGTCGCGCCCGACGGCACGAAGAGCGCCATCGGCCGCACGCGCACTTTGCCCGATGGCGACACCGCCCGGTTCGGTATCGGCTTGTTCTCCTGCTCCAACATGCCCTTTGGCTGGTTCAACGCCTATGCCCATGCGGCGGCGCGCGACGATCTGGACCTCATGGTCCATGTCGGCGACTATCTCTATGAATATGGTCCCGGCAAATATCCGAAGATCGAAGTGCCCGGCCGTACCGTCCAGCCGGATCATGAAATGGTGACGCTGGCCGACTATCGCCTGCGTTACGCCTCCTACCGCTTCGACCCCGACCTCCTTCGCCTGCACCAGCGCTTTCCGATGCTGGCGCAGTGGGACGATCATGAATTCGCCAACGATAGCTGGCAAGGCGGCGCGGAAAATCATCAGCCGGAAACGGAGGGGGATTGGTCCGTGCGCAAGGCGGTGGCGGAGCGCGTCTATCGCGAATGGATGCCGGTGTCGGACAAGCGCTATGACAGCTACCAGATCGGTTCGCTGGCAACGCTGTTTCGCCCTGAAACGCGTATCACGGCTCGTTCCAAGCAGCTGGGGCTGGGAGAGGCGCTGGCAGGGAGAAGCGATATTGCCAAAGCCTTTGCCGATTTCCGGGATGGCCCCTGGAGTGCCGCCGATCGCACGCTGATGGGCGCGGAACAGGAAGCGTGGCTGTACCGGGGCTTTGAACGGTCGGTAAAGGCAGGCACGCGCTGGCAGGTTCTGGCGCAACAGATTGTCATGGGCAGCATTCGGGCGCCGGAAGCTGTTGCAGGCTGGACGTCCACCGGCTCCCCCCCGGAAGTCCGCAAGGCCATGATGGGTATTGTCGCGGCCTCGAAAGCCGGTCTGCCCTTCAACATGGACGCATGGGACGGCTATCCGGCGGCGCGCGAACGCCTGCTCCGCGCGGCGCGGGAGGCGGACAGCAACCTCATCGTTCTGTCCGGCGACAGCCATAATGCCTGGGCCAATAACCTCTCCACCGGGGGCCACGCGGCGGGTGTCGAATATGCCGGTCATGCCGTCACATCGCCCGGCTTCGAGACCTATCTGCCCAGCGTCGCCCCGGCCGATTTCGCCAGAGCCTTGCGCGAAACCAATCCGGATCTTCGCTATTCGGATACCAGCCGGAGAGGCTATGTCTCTCTTCAGATCTCGCCCGATCAGTTGCGAGGCGAGTTCCATTTCGTTCCGACCATTGCCGAACGGACGACGGTCGGCGTTACCAGCGATGGCCTGACCGTCCGTTGGGGAGAAAAGCGGTTCGCCGCCAGCTGA